In Pseudomonas sp. ADAK18, a single window of DNA contains:
- a CDS encoding RnfABCDGE type electron transport complex subunit G, whose protein sequence is MKRTRGLLIVLLIAAAGIVLTILVQQLTASRAAQEQQDQQRRALLDILPGGSYDNQPLEHPLAMNPQVLANSQLLGGYLATLSSQPNAVLLRSQVSGYGGPIELLIAISHTGKLLGVKTLKQSETPGLGGHIAEDNNPWLAAFKARSRNDPTDADWALKKDHGQFDQMAGATITSRAVIHAVHDALRYFDEHRQSMLEQTARD, encoded by the coding sequence ATGAAACGCACCCGAGGCCTGCTGATTGTGTTGCTGATCGCCGCCGCCGGGATTGTCCTGACCATCCTCGTCCAGCAGTTGACCGCCAGCCGCGCTGCCCAGGAACAACAAGACCAACAACGCCGTGCCTTACTGGACATACTGCCCGGTGGCAGTTACGACAACCAGCCACTGGAACATCCGCTGGCGATGAACCCGCAGGTATTGGCAAACAGTCAACTGCTGGGCGGTTATCTCGCTACCCTGTCGAGCCAGCCCAATGCGGTTCTGCTGCGCTCCCAGGTCAGTGGCTACGGAGGCCCCATCGAGTTGCTGATCGCCATTTCCCACACTGGAAAGTTACTGGGGGTGAAAACCCTGAAGCAGTCGGAAACCCCTGGTCTGGGTGGACATATTGCCGAGGACAACAACCCTTGGCTGGCCGCCTTCAAGGCACGCTCTCGTAACGATCCAACGGATGCGGACTGGGCTTTGAAGAAGGACCATGGACAATTCGATCAAATGGCTGGCGCTACCATCACCTCTCGAGCGGTAATCCACGCGGTGCATGACGCCTTGCGCTATTTTGATGAGCACCGGCAATCGATGTTGGAGCAAACTGCCCGTGACTAA
- a CDS encoding Rnf-Nqr domain containing protein has translation MTKSPGLAGALMLAPLIGVSDTLPKAVSFWALSVLIVTLYGVGMCGVRNLLGERMRLIASLLLAATLVSCVQLILQAFALPLYQQLGIYLALISVQCVLLEHSGGFDAGQGKTRLQLFGLFGLLLITLGLVRGLIGSSTITTLAPGGFILLGLLLAGRQAWAHFSKPH, from the coding sequence GTGACTAAATCACCTGGCCTCGCCGGTGCATTGATGCTTGCGCCCCTGATTGGCGTCAGTGACACGCTGCCCAAGGCCGTGAGCTTCTGGGCGCTTTCGGTGTTAATCGTGACGCTGTATGGCGTGGGCATGTGCGGCGTGCGAAACCTTCTCGGTGAGCGTATGCGACTGATCGCCAGCCTGCTGCTCGCCGCTACGTTGGTCAGTTGCGTACAACTGATCTTGCAGGCCTTTGCACTGCCCCTGTATCAACAACTGGGCATTTACCTGGCGCTGATCAGCGTCCAATGCGTGCTGCTGGAGCATTCAGGCGGATTCGACGCAGGCCAGGGCAAAACGCGATTGCAACTGTTCGGCCTGTTTGGCCTACTGCTGATTACCCTTGGTTTAGTGCGTGGATTGATCGGCAGCAGCACCATCACCACACTCGCGCCAGGCGGATTTATCCTGCTCGGATTATTGCTCGCAGGCCGACAGGCCTGGGCTCACTTTTCAAAACCACACTGA